Part of the Methanobacteriaceae archaeon genome is shown below.
TAGCGTCTTCTGATAGTTGTAAAGATTTATTTAAGCAATTTTTAATAAAAACAGTTATGAATATTATTGGAATTTTATAAAGATTTTCTATTTTATGGGCCGCTTCTACACCACTCATGGGGCATTTCAATTTTATATTGATTAAAATTAGATCTGGATTTAAATTTCCGGCATATTGAATTGCCTCTTCTCCACTGGAAGCTACAGCTATCACATTATGGCCTAAATTTCCTAAAATGGTTTTTAAATCCAAAATAGTGCTAGATTCAGTTTCAGCAATTAAAATATTCATGAAAATCAACACATTTTCCTATAGCGATTAATAATTATTAATATTTTATATTTACTATTATTTTTATAGATATTAATTTAAAAAGATGCAAATATTTCAGAATAATAAAAAAATTAATAACTATTTCAATTGAGCTATTCCATAATCGGCTCCATAATAACTGAAACATTACCCTCAGTATCCTCAAAGGCGGCCATTACCCCAATTCCAGGAACAATCATTTTCTCAGTGATCATGGTACCACCATTCTTTTGAATTTTCTCAGCAAATTTATCAAAAGAATCAACAGCAATGGTGTTTTTAACAATATCACCCATTTCTTTAGTCATTAAGGCCCCATCGATTCCAGGTTCACCTTCTTCACCGGTTTTTATTAACCAGTAATCAAATGGTCCATCCCATTTTGTTATTTCCCATCCAAACACATCTTCATAGAATTTTATGGCCCTTTCTGGATTATCTACAGGTATTTCAAAATGAATTACTCTATTCAT
Proteins encoded:
- a CDS encoding response regulator; amino-acid sequence: MNILIAETESSTILDLKTILGNLGHNVIAVASSGEEAIQYAGNLNPDLILINIKLKCPMSGVEAAHKIENLYKIPIIFITVFIKNCLNKSLQLSEDAIVLSKPIKKEHLEYAISRAISDHK
- a CDS encoding VOC family protein; amino-acid sequence: MNRVIHFEIPVDNPERAIKFYEDVFGWEITKWDGPFDYWLIKTGEEGEPGIDGALMTKEMGDIVKNTIAVDSFDKFAEKIQKNGGTMITEKMIVPGIGVMAAFEDTEGNVSVIMEPIME